In Papaver somniferum cultivar HN1 chromosome 1, ASM357369v1, whole genome shotgun sequence, a genomic segment contains:
- the LOC113347477 gene encoding pollen-specific leucine-rich repeat extensin-like protein 1, whose amino-acid sequence MQASGCCCLLILSLFLFSSSTFALSDAQASFISRRQLLTLPENGDLPDDYEFQVELNLTFPSSRLRRAYIALQALKKAIFSDPFNTTANWEGPDVCSYNGVFCAPALDDPSLNVVAGLDVNGADLAGFLPVELGLLTDLALFHINSNRFCGIVPKSISRLTLLYELDVSNNRFVGPFPKVVMSIPELKYLDLRYNDFEGCVPDELFNKELDALFLNNNRFEGKLPENMGNSPVSVLVLANNKFSGCIPKSIGKMVTLEEINFLSNNLTGCLPVEAGALKNLTVLSVASNKLVGSLPECFSGLKNVEELDVSENELTGNVPGAICKLQNLRNFTFSDNYFKNEAPECVPASNNDGDVVIFDGDVVIFDDSNNCLSSRPKQKDSSTCKPIVDRVVDCSKFDCSGVGSPAPSTPSTPATPSTRQSPVTQTPKAPSTPKTPSTPKHSTEKTASPTPSSPTPKPKAQSPPSPTPAPSTPKAQPPPSPTPTPSTPKTQPPSTPSTPKPQPPPSPTATPSTPKSQPPSAPSAPKSQPPPSSTPTPSTPKAQPPSSPTPSPSETSPVHRVSPPPSQPAKSHSPTPSGSRTSPVKHVHSPPPPVHSPPPPVHSPPPPPVHSPPPPISSQVLVFLVGNVFISSTSLHIPSNPSHGFLLIAASSV is encoded by the exons ATGCAGGCCTCTGGCTGCTGCTGTTTGTTAattctttctctctttttattttcttcatcaacTTTCGCTCTTTCTGATGCTCAAGCCTCATTTATAAGTCGTCGTCAGCTCCTCACTCTTCCTGAGAATGGAGATTTGCCCGACGATTATGAATTCCAAGTGGAACTCAATTTGACATTTCCAAGCTCTAGGCTTCGTAGAGCATACATTGCTCTTCAGGCTTTGAAGAAAGCTATCTTTTCGGATCCTTTTAATACCACAGCAAATTGGGAAGGCCCTGATGTTTGTTCATATAATGGGGTGTTTTGCGCACCAGCATTGGATGATCCTAGCTTGAATGTTGTAGCTGGTTTGGATGTTAATGGTGCTGATCTTGCTGGTTTCCTTCCTGTTGAACTTGGTCTTTTGACTGATCTTGCCCTATTCCACATTAATTCTAACAGATTTTGTGGAATTGTACCAAAGAGCATCTCAAGATTGACTCTTCTTTACGAGCTCGATGTCAGTAACAACAGATTTGTGGGTCCTTTCCCTAAGGTGGTTATGTCGATCCCAGAACTCAAATATCTGGATCTTAGATATAACGATTTCGAGGGATGCGTGCCCGATGAATTGTTCAACAAGGAGTTGGATGCATTGTTCTTGAACAACAACAGGTTTGAAGGTAAATTACCTGAGAATATGGGCAACTCTCCTGTTTCAGTTTTGGTTTTAGCGAATAACAAATTCAGTGGCTGCATTCCAAAGAGTATAGGTAAGATGGTTACATTGGAAGAGATTAACTTTTTGAGCAACAACTTGACTGGGTGTTTGCCGGTTGAAGCTGGCGCCCTAAAGAATTTAACTGTTCTCTCTGTGGCTTCAAACAAGTTGGTTGGGAGCTTACCAGAATGTTTTTCTGGTTTGAAGAATGTGGAGGAGTTGGATGTATCAGAAAATGAGTTGACAGGTAATGTTCCTGGGGCTATTTGCAAGTTGCAAAACTTGAGAAACTTCACATTTTCAGACAACTATTTCAAGAATGAGGCACCTGAATGTGTTCCGGCTTCCAACAATGATGGTGATGTTGTGATTTTTGATGGTGATGTTGTGATTTTTGACGATAGCAATAACTGCTTATCCAGCAGACCTAAACAGAAGGATTCAAGCACTTGTAAGCCAATTGTTGACAGAGTTGTTGATTGCAGCAAGTTCGACTGCAGTGGTGTTGGATCACCTGCACCTTCGACCCCTTCCACCCCAGCAACACCTTCAACTCGTCAGTCCCCAGTTACTCAAACCCCTAAGGCGCCATCTACACCTAAGACACCCTCAACACCTAAGCATTCAACGGAAAAGACGGCTTCGCCTACGCCATCATCGCCTACACCCAAACCAAAGGCACAATCTCCCCCATCACCAACACCTGCACCTTCCACACCAAAAGCACAGCCCCCTCCATCACCAACTCCAACGCCTTCCACGCCGAAGACGCAGCCTCCATCTACACCTTCTACACCAAAACCACAACCCCCTCCATCACCGACCGCAACACCTTCAACACCAAAGTCGCAGCCTCCATCTGCACCTTCTGCACCAAAATCACAACCCCCTCCATCATCAACCCCAACACCTTCGACACCAAAGGCCCAACCTCCTTCATCCCCAACACCATCACCGTCTGAAACATCCCCAGTACATAGGGTCTCCCCACCACCATCACAACCGGCTAAGTCACATTCTCCCACACCATCCGGGTCAAGAACATCTCCTGTAAAACATGTTCACTCCCCACCCCCTCCGGTTCACTCACCACCCCCTCCCGTCCactctcctccaccaccacctgtCCATTCTCCACCACCACCC ATCtcttcacaagttcttgtgtttttGGTGGGCAATGTTTTTATCAGTTCTACTTCCTTGCATATTCCATCAAATCCTAGTCACGGGTTCTTGTTAATTGCAGCCTCATCAGTATGA
- the LOC113294437 gene encoding ent-kaurene oxidase, chloroplastic-like codes for MEMFIDSLYNHYHQKHFLIMPLVITMALGFVLIIILKGYYSRQKQNSKTSSIPVVPGLPLIGNLLQLKDKKPHQTFTKWAEVYGPIYSIKTGASTIVVLNNNHVAKEAMVTKHSSISTRKLSNALKILTADKTMVATSDYNEFHKMAKRHILNGMLGPNAQKKHRGHRDNMIDNVVRRLHTHAKENPLEPVNLREIFQDEIFGLAMKQALGKDVESPIYVKGLGKTLSRDEIFQVLVVDPMMGAIEVDWRDFFPYLRWVPNKSAEMNIRRMELRRREVMKTLIEEQKNRISSGEEINCYLDFLLSQGNTLTETQLIMLIWETIIEASDTTLVITEWAMYELAKSSNYQDRLYDEIQKVCGNSMYTEEHYNELTYLSAVFHETLRRHSPVPVIPLRYVHEDTQLGGYDIPAGTEIAINIYGCNMDKNQWDSPEEWKPERFLNNKYDPMDLYKTMAFGGGKRVCAGSLQALSLSCAAIARFIQEFKWSLKQGQEEDVSTVSLTTQKLNPVLAFITPRDL; via the exons ATGGAAATGTTCATAGATTCTCTTTATAATCATTATCACCAAAAACACTTTCTTATTATGCCTTTAGTTATCACCATGGCTTTGGGTTTTGTTTTGATCATAATCTTAAAAGGGTATTATTCTAGGCAGAAGCAAAACAGCAAGACTTCATCTATTCCTG TGGTTCCTGGACTACCGTTGATTGGGAATCTACTGCAACTCAAGGATAAGAAACCACACCAAACTTTCACAAAGTGGGCTGAAGTCTATGGACCTATATACTCTATAAAGACAGGAGCTTCTACTATTGTAGTCCTCAATAATAACCATGTAGCCAAAGAG GCTATGGTGACTAAACACTCATCCATTTCAACGAGGAAGCTTTCAAATGCGTTGAAAATACTTACAGCTGATAAAACTATGGTTGCCACAAGTGACTATAATGAATTCCACAAGATGGCAAAACGACACATACTCAATGGCATGTTGGGACCCAATGCTCAG AAAAAACATCGTGGGCACAGAGACAATATGATAGATAATGTAGTGCGTCGCTTACATACTCATGCAAAAGAAAATCCTCTTGAACCTGTAAACCTCAGAGAGATATTCCAAGATGAAATCTTTGGTTTAGCAATGAAACAA GCTTTAGGAAAGGATGTCGAGTCTCCAATATATGTCAAGGGACTTGGGAAAACTTTGTCAAGAGACGAGATTTTTCAAGTTTTAGTGGTGGATCCAATGATGGGAGCAATTGAGGTAGATTGGAGAGATTTCTTCCCATACCTGAGATGGGTTCCAAATAAAAGTGCCGAAATGAACATCCGGCGTATGGAACTGCGCAGACGAGAAGTGATGAAAACCCTTATAGAGGAGCAAAAGAACAGAATCTCTTCAGGAGAG GAAATAAATTGTTATCTGGACTTCTTATTATCCCAAGGGAACACTCTTACGGAGACGCAACTGATCATgttgatttgggaaacaattaTTGAGGCTTCTGACACAACTTTAGTCATAACAGAATGGGCCATGTATGAGCTTGCAAAAAGTTCAAATTATCAG GATCGCCTCTACGATGAAATCCAAAAGGTTTGCGGAAACAGCATGTACACGGAGGAGCATTATAATGAGCTCACGTACCTAAGTGCTGTTTTTCATGAAACTCTGAGAAGGCATTCACCTGTTCCGGTCATTCCTTTGAGATATGTACACGAAGATACTCAACTAGGAGGATATGACATTCCTGCTGGAACTGAG ATTGCCATCAACATCTATGGGTGTAATATGGACAAGAACCAATGGGATTCACCGGAAGAATGGAAGCCCGAGAGATTTTTAAATAACAAGTAtgaccccatggatctttacaaGACGATGGCATTTGGAGGAGGAAAGAGAGTCTGTGCAGGATCTTTGCAGGCACTGTCGCTTTCTTGTGCTGCTATTGCTAGATTTATTCAGGAGTTCAAATGGAGTTTGAAACAAGGACAGGAAGAAGATGTCAGTACAGTTAGTCTCACTACTCAGAAGCTCAATCCTGTGCTAGCATTCATAACTCCAAGAGATTTATGA